A region of Haliotis asinina isolate JCU_RB_2024 chromosome 9, JCU_Hal_asi_v2, whole genome shotgun sequence DNA encodes the following proteins:
- the LOC137295517 gene encoding ADP-ribosylation factor-like protein 6: protein MGFFDRLAQLLGLRKKEANVLVVGLDNCGKTSIINHLKPEDSQNTHIVPTVGFSVEKLKNKSLQFTIFDMSGQGRYRNLWEHYYKECHGIIFVIDSADKLRMVVAKDELDGLLQHQDIRNRRIPVLFFANKMDLRDALSSVKCSNVMGLLSIKDKPWHICASNALTGEGLHEGVEWLTDQINDLVSGKK, encoded by the coding sequence ATGGGGTTCTTCGATAGGCTGGCCCAACTCCTTGGGTTGAGAAAGAAGGAGGCGAACGTTCTTGTCGTTGGATTGGATAACTGTGGTAAAACATCAATAATCAATCACTTGAAACCTGAAGACTCCCAGAACACACACATCGTGCCAACAGTTGGATTCAGTGTTGAAAAGCTGAAGAATAAGAGCCTCCAGTTTACTATATTTGACATGTCAGGGCAGGGTCGCTACCGGAACCTTTGGGAACATTACTACAAAGAATGCCATGGCATTATCTTTGTTATAGATAGTGCAGATAAACTGAGGATGGTGGTTGCCAAGGACGAACTGGACGGGCTCCTACAACATCAAGACATCAGAAACCGAAGGATACCTGTGCTTTTTTTCGCGAACAAAATGGATTTGAGGGATGCTTTATCAAGTGTGAAGTGTTCTAACGTAATGGGTCTTTTAAGTATCAAAGATAAGCCTTGGCATATATGTGCTAGCAATGCTCTCACAGGGGAGGGCCTCCACGAGGGTGTTGAGTGGTTGACAGACCAGATTAATGACTTAGTTAGTGGAAAGAAATGA